In the Bacteroidota bacterium genome, one interval contains:
- a CDS encoding VOC family protein codes for MGAPVVHWEINSNNADQLQEFYSKLFGWSVNANNPMHYGLVSTGSSKGAQGGIGQNDPSQPAPPVTFYAEVPDLQETLNKAVGLGGTIVMPPMEIPGMVTMAMFRDPDGNTIGIVKSEPPKPKKRAKKKVAKKKATPKKKKAAKARKNRPRRR; via the coding sequence ATGGGTGCACCCGTTGTTCACTGGGAAATCAATTCCAACAATGCCGATCAATTGCAGGAATTCTACTCGAAACTTTTCGGTTGGAGTGTTAACGCGAACAATCCGATGCACTACGGACTTGTCAGCACCGGTAGTTCGAAAGGGGCTCAAGGCGGTATCGGGCAAAACGATCCGAGCCAGCCGGCTCCACCCGTTACATTCTACGCGGAAGTTCCTGATCTGCAGGAGACCCTGAATAAGGCCGTGGGTCTCGGTGGAACCATCGTCATGCCGCCGATGGAAATTCCCGGCATGGTTACGATGGCGATGTTTCGCGATCCGGACGGCAACACGATCGGGATTGTGAAGAGTGAACCCCCGAAACCGAAGAAAAGGGCAAAGAAGAAAGTCGCAAAGAAGAAGGCAACACCGAAAAAGAAGAAGGCGGCGAAGGCAAGGAAAAATCGTCCGCGACGCCGGTAG
- a CDS encoding tetratricopeptide repeat protein, with product MKHFTLLSVLLAAIIIAVLAGAVLSQNKGKVEAFHQSLKFETTGDYQKAVRSLLDVYKENKNDYLINIRLGWLYYSLMNYEESNKYYTQANTIANNKSIEALLGRTLPLSALNDWENVQATYRAILKLDPMHFTANLRLGQILLNNGEYDEARRHLEKVHTGYPAEYEPNLSLGWTYYYLGDRQKARMLLTNALMLSPGDTLALQGLNLVK from the coding sequence ATGAAACACTTCACTCTACTCAGCGTGCTGCTGGCCGCCATCATCATTGCGGTGCTGGCGGGGGCTGTCTTATCCCAGAACAAAGGAAAGGTTGAGGCCTTCCATCAATCGCTGAAATTTGAGACGACGGGTGACTACCAGAAAGCCGTTCGATCTTTGCTGGACGTGTATAAGGAGAATAAGAACGACTATCTCATCAATATCCGTCTCGGTTGGTTGTACTATTCGTTGATGAATTACGAGGAGTCTAACAAATACTATACCCAGGCAAACACCATTGCCAACAACAAAAGCATCGAAGCGCTGCTCGGCCGTACGCTACCCCTCTCGGCGTTGAATGATTGGGAGAACGTGCAGGCAACGTATCGGGCCATCCTGAAACTCGACCCGATGCACTTCACTGCCAATCTTCGACTCGGACAGATTCTTCTGAACAACGGGGAGTATGACGAGGCAAGACGCCATCTCGAAAAAGTCCACACCGGCTATCCCGCCGAGTATGAACCGAACCTTTCTCTTGGATGGACATACTACTACTTGGGCGACAGGCAAAAGGCGCGCATGCTTCTCACCAACGCGTTAATGCTCAGTCCCGGAGATACGCTGGCACTACAGGGGCTGAATCTTGTGAAGTGA